The Arvicola amphibius chromosome 11, mArvAmp1.2, whole genome shotgun sequence genome has a segment encoding these proteins:
- the Tmem215 gene encoding transmembrane protein 215, whose translation MRPDDINPRTGLVVALVSVFLVFGFMFTVSGMKGETLGNIPLLAIGPAICLPGIAAIALARKTEGCTKWPENELLWVRKLPCFRKPKDKEVVELLRTPSDLESGKGSSDELAKKAGLRGKLLPQGPGEVPMASSITTPTPTEEAECQSLVQSGRQEETSRYLDGYCPSGSSLTYSALDVKGSADRPEPEDSIFFVPQDSIIVCSYKQNSPYDRYCCYINQSQGRWDHETIV comes from the coding sequence ATGCGGCCTGATGACATAAATCCGAGGACTGGGCTGGTGGTGGCCCTGGTCAGTGTTTTTCTGGTCTTTGGCTTCATGTTCACTGTCTCTGGCATGAAGGGGGAAACTCTGGGGAACATCCCTCTGTTGGCCATCGGGCCAGCCATATGCCTGCCAGGCATCGCAGCCATTGCTCTGGCCAGGAAAACCGAGGGATGCACCAAGTGGCCTGAGAATGAGCTACTCTGGGTCCGCAAGTTACCCTGTTTCAGGAAACCCAAGGACAAGGAAGTGGTGGAACTGCTGAGGACCCCCTCAGACCTGGAATCCGGCAAGGGGAGCTCAGATGAACTGGCTAAGAAGGCAGGCCTCAGAGGGAAGCTGCTCCCACAGGGGCCAGGTGAGGTGCCTATGGCCAGCTCCattaccacccccacccccacagaggaAGCCGAATGCCAGAGTCTAGTCCAGAGTGGGCGTCAGGAGGAGACGTCCAGATATCTGGATGGCTACTGCCCCTCGGGCAGTTCCCTCACCTACAGTGCCTTGGACGTCAAGGGCTCAGCTGACCGCCCTGAGCCCGAGGACAGCATCTTCTTTGTACCCCAGGACAGTATCATCGTTTGCTCCTACAAGCAGAACAGCCCTTATGACAGATACTGTTGCTACATCAATCAGAGCCAAGGCAGGTGGGACCACGAGACAATAGTCTGA